The following coding sequences lie in one Flexivirga oryzae genomic window:
- a CDS encoding IclR family transcriptional regulator domain-containing protein: MPGYVQSVERAAAIMRLLATRDLRQLGDLSSALGLSKSTVHGILRTLVEVGLAEQDQATGSYRLAPSILENRWKSMDLNEMRARATNWVDALAARTRLSTRLVVLPDVPAAEIQTGIVSHHVFSASPAPQHVEIGEDVNLAATAEGKILLAFAPSGANVLDGLRPVAATARTITRTSALRDEIDATRSRGFAVDDEESAVRTAGLAVPVRSLGGVVVAALGVRGTPEDVLTPRRAPRDDLLAPLREAARGTSHALMAERW; encoded by the coding sequence GTGCCGGGATATGTGCAGTCCGTCGAACGAGCGGCGGCGATCATGCGCCTGCTCGCGACCCGCGACCTGCGGCAACTGGGCGATCTGTCGTCGGCGCTGGGACTGAGCAAGAGCACCGTCCACGGCATCCTGCGGACCCTCGTCGAGGTCGGCCTCGCCGAGCAGGATCAGGCCACCGGGAGCTACCGGCTGGCGCCGAGCATCCTGGAGAACCGCTGGAAATCCATGGACCTCAACGAAATGCGAGCGCGCGCGACCAACTGGGTGGACGCGCTGGCAGCACGCACCCGGTTGTCGACGCGGCTGGTCGTGTTGCCGGACGTACCCGCCGCGGAGATCCAGACCGGCATCGTGTCGCACCACGTGTTCAGTGCGTCGCCGGCCCCGCAGCACGTCGAGATCGGCGAGGACGTCAACCTCGCGGCCACCGCGGAGGGCAAGATCCTGCTGGCCTTCGCGCCGTCCGGTGCGAACGTGCTGGACGGGTTGCGTCCGGTGGCCGCGACGGCACGGACGATCACCCGCACCAGCGCCCTGCGTGACGAGATCGATGCGACACGCAGCCGGGGGTTCGCCGTCGACGACGAGGAATCGGCCGTCCGCACCGCCGGTCTGGCGGTGCCGGTGCGCAGCCTCGGCGGAGTGGTGGTCGCCGCTCTCGGGGTGCGGGGCACTCCCGAAGACGTGCTGACACCGCGGCGGGCGCCCAGGGACGATCTGCTGGCCCCGCTCCGCGAGGCCGCCCGCGGCACCAGCCATGCGCTGATGGCAGAACGGTGGTAG